In Phycisphaerales bacterium AB-hyl4, the sequence ATACCGGCCCGGAAAGCGAACAGTCGTTTGGATGGCACGGGGCCGCCCTCACCGCGGTAGGCCAAGCCTTCATTGAATCGGTAGCCGCCGCCGGGGCGGGGACTGTCCCATTGCGCCCACGAGTCGCCGGTCCAGGAGTTGAACGCCCACAGCGCGATGCCATCGACGCCGAGGTGGTAATCCTGAATGCCGCGATGGCGGTAGTAGCCAATCAGCGATTGCATGTCCATCCGCGTCGCGCAGAGGAACGGCCAGAACGCATCCTGGGTGTTATAAAACGCCAGTTCATCCGCCGCTTCTTCCCGCATGGTCAGGCGTCGCCGCTCGGGCATCCACATGTCCACATAAGGCTCAAGGGATGCGATGTGCTCGGCCGTGTTCCACGGGGCCATGGTGACGGTGGTCTGCACGTCGGGGAAATACTCTTTGAGCATGGCTGCCTCTTTCACCAGATCCGGCATGCGAGGCAGGCGAGGCTCGTCTTCGATCTGAATCCAGAAGTCGTCGTAGGTCAGCCCATGGCCCTTCAGCGCGTCCATAAAGTTGCCGAACCACTCCCGGAAGTGCGCCTGCCACTCGTCATCCATGGTCTCGCCTTCGAAACCTGCCTCTTTCAGAGCCGTATCAAAATGGGTGAACAGGTGATAGTCGTAGACGAACTTCATCGGCCGATCTTCACGCATGTAGACCGCGTGGTTGGTCAGGTAATCAGCCGGATCACTTGACATCACCGGCCCATCCTTGATGGCACCAACGGGGTAGGACACGTGGAAGACGTTGATGTGCGAATCCAGCATGAGTTTGACATAGTCCAGCGGACCGCCGTAGTCGTACAACGCGCCCATGTACGGGCCGAAGGTGTAAACATGCATCGGCAGCGGGCTGGGGATTTCCACGTCGTAGATTCGCACATCGATCGGCACGCTCACCGGGGTCTGATCTCTGAGCGTGATCGGCAGCAGTTGCAGTTCGCCGCGGTAACGGCCGGCCGGGGCCTTGCCCGCAACATCGACCCAGAGCTTGGCCGTCTCGCCTGAACCCACGGTCAGCACCCCGTTGATGCCGATCGCTCCCAGCGGATCAAAGTCGAGCGTTTCGTAACTGCTCAACCGCGGCACGCCCTGATAGAGCGTGGCCAAGTCATAGAACCGCACGGAACGGCCGCCGCCGGCGTTGAGCTTGACTGGCGGATTAACCTTGAAGACCAACGTGTCCGGCCCATGGTTGCGGACCAGAAGCGCTGCCGCGTCGGAGCCGCCGCCGGGCACGTGCAGTTCCAGCGTGCCGGGTTCGGGGTTATCCCCGCGCGGCCGGGTGGTCAGGCCAACCCCGTCTTCCCAAGCGGAGACCTGCCAGATGTCAAAGCCTTCACCTGTTGCCGCCGCCGGGCCGGCGCTGGCGGTGGCCGGGCGATCGACGAGTCGGCTCGCCAACTCACGCGGCGAGAGTCGGCTGATGTGGCCAACGCTTTCCGGCGTCGGGATCACATGTATCGGCGCGACCCACGAACTAGTTTCTTCCGAGTTTCGATCGTTGCGGGCGAGGTTCGCAAAGAACATCTCAGGCACTTCGCCGCCTTCAAACACCTCGGTCAGGGGCACTGCGAGCACCGCCTGCCACGAATCGGAGCCGATCCGCACATCGCTGGTCGATTCCCCGTCCCATCCGGCAACGCGATCACGCGCATCGTAAATCGCGCCGCCCGCGGACAGGATCCAGTGATACACCGATCCACCTTCTTCGGGCACGAGCACCAGTTCCACGCTGTCGTCGGTCCACGCCTGGCCGTCGCGAACGGTCACGTTCTTGACCAGATCATCGGGATTGGGTTCTTCGTTGTGAAAGGCGGCCACGAGGTACTGGCCGATGACGCCCAGCCGGGCTTGGGTTGTTTTGGTGGGCTCGTCGCCGGTGTCGTGGATCCGCAGTTCGACCGTTTCGAACGCCTCCCAGATTTTCGGATCGTTGAACAGATCCGCCTCGGCGATATCCTCGAAGCTCGCGTCCTCAAACGTTTCAAGAAACATCAGCGGCTTGCCGGCTCCAGCGGAGCCCAGGGCCAGAGTCGTCGCCCCGCCGGATGTCCCAGCCGCCCCTGTCGCGGGATCCACCTGCGCGGCGGCGCTGCCGCCCAGATAAGCGATGAGATTTTCCCAGAAAGGCGACCGGGCCACCCGCGTGAGATGGCGGGCCTGGCTGATGATCACTTTGCCATCTCCGAAGATGCCTTCCTGCAGAAGCATCACCGGATATTCGTTGTCCGGACCGACCAGCACCGGCAGGGCCTTGTCGGGGAAGTTGCGCCAGTAAAACGCATTGCTCTCCACGCCGCTCCAGTCTTCCTCGGCCAGTGAATTCGGCTGAGACAGAAGCGGCAGGTCCAGCAGGTCCGGATTGGCATAGGCGGTAAAGTTGCCAATACTGCTGGACGCGCTGGGGCGGTTGGGCGCGGTGGGAAGAAACACATCGTGTTCTTCAAAGTAGTCTCGCATCACCGCCGGCAGATTGTTGAGCGTGGCCCCGTTGAGCTGGCCGATGTAGAACATCCCGCCGCGACGAAACAGGTCGTCGAACGCGGCCCGGGCCGGGTCGGCGTTGAAGAGGCCTTCGAACGCCTCGGCCGGCATGATGGCGCCGGTCAGCACCAGTATCGACTCATCGATGCTCTGTCCGACCGCGATGGCGGTCTGGGTGTCCATGGTCGTCAACTGTTCCGCGGTATAGGTGTTCACGCGCAGGCCAAGCCGCTCGAAGTCCACCCGCGTGTCCTCCCTCGGCGCGAGAATGGTCACCTGCCCGGCCAACGCGGCCTGGGTGAAAAGCACAAGCGCGAGAACGAGCAGGGTCGGCTTGAGCAACATCGACATAAGGAAGCCGGGCCTGCCGAGCCGTGAGGCTCGCGGTCGACTTGAATGATTTTCGATGGATGCAATACCTGTGATCATGAATCAGCTTTCTAAAAAAGGACAAATGGCCTCGTTGCCGGAAAGAAACGTTTTCGTTGCGGTGATAGTGAAACGCAGTGACGAAGCGGAAAACATCAATCAATGATGTACGTCAGTTGACGCTCCGCCCACGGCTTGTACGACTCCATACATTCCGATCGGTCGCGGCGGCGCCTGTGCCTCCGACGCCCAGCAATTGATAAAGAGCGGCGTAATCTTCAGGATCCGGCGACCTGACAGAACTGGCATGCCCGTCGATCCAGACGATATTGGTCGCGCCACGATGGCGAGGGTCTGGTCGCCCCGAGTCGCCAGAGCCAGCAGCGTAAGAATGAGCGACGCGATTCCTTCCGTGGCGAGGCGTTGCTGGCAAGCCTGTCCCTGTATCAATGTCGACCGTGTCAACCAAAAGCAGTTTATTGCTGGGGTCAACAATTTCGTCCTGATGGGCGGTGTAATACCATCGGGCCTCCTCGGTGTTTGGAAGGATACTTATCGAAGCACCGATCTGGTGCCAGTTATAGCCAAACGAAGTAAAAGTAGCTCGCCACCCGGGATTCTGAGTGCTCGCTGTGCCACGTTCGTTGGGGTCGGCGTCACAGGCAAAGACATCCCAGCCAGGTTCAGTACCTTCAATACCTCCAGGCAGGTAGGCGCGATGCATCAGCACTCGAGGCCAGGAAAAAGACTCATCAGATGTGCCTGGAGGAACGGCGTTATAGTCGCGATGCTGCCTTGATGGCAGCATGTAGCCGCGGCTGTCGTCGGCATACATCAACATTGACAAGCCGATCTGTCGCTGATCGCTAAGGCATACGACGGATCGCGCCGCATCCCGGGCCGAACTCAGCGCGGGCAGCAGAATGGCGATCAGCAAAGCGATGATCGATATAACAACGAGAAGCTCGATGAGCGTGAAAGCTTTTGAACGACGGAGCTGAAGGCGGCGGGATATATACATCATGTGGTCTTCCTTGTTATGAACTGCTGTGAACGTAATAGGACGTCAAGACCTTGCTTCACGGTTCACTGACGCTGGCCCCGTGGAGTCGCGGACGACCAGTTTCAGGTTGAGTTGTTCGTTTTGCGGTTCGCTGTTGTTTTCGATGCAGTCGAGGACGGCTTTGACGGCTTTCCGCCCCAGATCCAGATGGGTCTGAGAGACGGTGGTGAGGCTCGGGTAATAGAAGGCGGAGGCCTGGACGTTGTCGAAGCCGACGAGCGAGACGTCCTGCGGCACGCGCATGCCGTGATCGTGCAGGGCCTTGAGCACGCCGAGCGCGACCTGATCGCCAATCGCCTGGAGGGCCGTGGGAAAAGGGCCTGGCTGCTGGAGACGCTCCGTGATGGCCTGGTAGGCGCTTTCCATGGATGCGGCGGCTGGGGCTATGAACTCCGTCTCGACGCGGTGCCCGCTCTGGTCGATCGCGCGAGCGATGCCTTCTCGCTGCGCGCCGTGGGTCCACTGGGGAGCGGGGCAGATTCCGACAAAGCCAATGTGGCGGTGCTGAAGCGACAGCAAGTGCTCCATAGCCAAACAGAATCCGGAAGCGATGTCGACGTTCAGCCTCGTGGCGCCTGAAAGAACACCGCGGTTAGCATGGACGATTTGCAGGACAGGGATTTTTCGATTGAAGAAGGGCTTGAACGCGTCGTTACCGCTTTCGACCTGCGGCTTGCTGAGAGGACCGTCGATGATCAGTGCGTCGACGTTCAGGCCGAGAAAGTGCTGGCAGAGGAGGGCTTCCTGGTCAGGCCGCCACTCGGAACTGGCGAAAGAGATTTCGTAGCCCCGCTCGTAGGCCACCTGCTGAGCGGAGGCGACTCGCTCGATGTAGATCGGATTGCTGAATGTGGGGATCAGCAGCCCGATCAGGCGTGTCTTCTGTCGGCGAAGCGCCGCTGCCTGGCGGTTGGGAACGTAACCCGCCGCAGTGGCGGCGGCCACCACGCGCTGACGGGTGCTCTGGGTCACACACGACCGGCCGTTGAGGGCCATGGACACCGTGCCTACCGAAAGCGAGAGCTGCCGAGCCAACTCGGCCATACTGATGTTTTTGGGCGGGCTTTGGGTGGACATGATGAAGTTCGCCGATCGTGTTCGCCGGGGATTTACGACTTCCGACCCCAATTTGAATCGACTCAATTGAATCGACTCAATTTCAATTGTCGATAGTTCTGCCGCTTTGTCAAGGGGTAACAGGCGATTTTGGCCGAGTGCCGGGAACCAGCCTGCCAGCGTTGCTTTCCGCGTAGCGATGATGATCAAGCAGTTGATTTAGGCGGGGCGATCGGAGAGGCGCGGTCGCTACGGCTGATCTACGTGTGGGAAGTCCTAGACGCGGTTGGCAGGATATGTCCTTGGCATCGTGAAATTGGACATCGTCCGCCAGTCTTGCTGATCGGCCTCCGCCTGCCAGCAGCGCCCCTGCCTCGAACACCAGCAATCGTCAGTCAAATTGCTCGGCCGTGAGCTGGGCAAGGTAGATACTGGCCTTGCCGCCGTTGCCCGAGTAATAGCTGACCCACAACCGCTGATCATGCCAGAGCAAGCCGGGGTAACTCGAATCGTCACTGGTCACCAAACGCACGCGCGGCTCGAAGCGCCCCTGGTCCATGTCGAGCACGCCGAGCGTGGTGTAGGGCTTGCCGTCCGCATGAACCCGCCCGGCGCCGATCCAGCGCCCGTCCGGCAACTGGAGCAGGTTCGGGCCGCCGATGTGCACATCCAGTTCATGCCACTGCCACTGGGTGTAGGGTGGTCGGCTTCGGCCGAGCAGCGCGTCAGTGTGCTTCGGGCTGTCGCGTCGGACCAGGGCGTAGGCCGTGTCATCCTGGTCGAACCGGAGCGACGCCTCGGAGGGGCAGCCGGGGATGCCCAGGTCTTCCACGACGCTGTGGTAGGTTAGGCCATCGTCCGTGGCATGCAGGGTCAGGCGGGCATGCTGCGGGAAATCGATCGTGGTTGAAAACGAGAGGCCATACCCCCTGCCGCGGTGCCAGGTCACCCGCCAGAGCCAAAGTTGCGGGGCGAGCGCCGGCTCGATTTCACTCCAGGCCGAGCCGTCTTCCGAGAAGCTGACCACGGCCTGGTGCTCGCCGGGAAAAGGCACTCCGTCCCGCAGGGCCGAGCAGCCCAGCAGCATCAGCCGATCGTCGGGCGTGATGCTCAACTTCGGGTCACGCAGATCCCGCCCGGCCTTCGACAGCAGCGCGGCGGATTCCCACGCCACCCCATCGAGCGAGGTCAAGACCCGGAGGGCGCCATCGGACGAAACATGCCCTGAGGCTTCTCGAAAGGTGCACCAGAAGCGATCCCGCCAACGGACCAGGTCCGTAAAAGCATTGTGGGCAGCGGCGTCCCAGATGCACCGGGTATCACAGTCAATGAGGGCAATCTCGCCTGAGCGGGTCATGAGTTGGGTCCTGTCGGGGTGAGGGGCCGTGCCCGGCGCTTGCCGACACAGGGTTTGCTTCCCGCCGTCGCGGGCGAGTTGGTTCGATTTTAAGAGAGTTACTAATTTTTTCAAGCACAACCTCAAAATCATGCATGTATGGATCCCCAAACGCCGATCAAAGCTTGAGGGGCAAGCATTTGGAGCAGACGGGGATTGGTCTTGAAAAATGTAGTAACGCTCTTATAATGGTGGCGATGAACCCTTCCCTTCGAGAGATCGCGGATCGCGTGGAGCTCTCGTACCAGACCGTGGCGAACGTGCTGTCGGTCAACAGTAAGACCCGCGTTCGGTACAGCACACGCACGCAGCAGAAGATTCAGGCGGTCGCCAAGCAGATGGGCTATCGCCCGCATCTGGGTGCCCGGTCCATTTCCACGGGGCGGTTCGGCAGCCTGTCGCTGCTCATGAGCACGCACAGCAAACGCCGAAGCCTCCCGCAGGACATGCTCGACGGCATGCTTCGGGCCTCGGCCGACCTGGGCCTGCACCTCTCGGTGGAAACGGTCGACCGCGTGCTGACGGACCCCAAGTTCGTGCCCCGGATGTTGCGCGAATGGTGTTCCGACGGTCTGCTGGTGGATTTCGTGGGCGTGCCATCGGAAATGGAGCAGTTGATCAGCGACAGCCAGGTGCCCACCGTCTGGATCAACCGCAAGCGGCATCACGACACGGTCCGTCCGGACGATTTTCAGGCGGGGCAACTTGCGGCCGAGACGCTGCTGGCCTTGGGACATAGGCGCATCGCGTACGTGCAGCTACTCCACAGTGCGTTGAAATTGCCGCAACTGCACTACAGCGTCACCGATCGGATCGAAGGCTTTCAGACGAGCGTTCAGGCGGCGGGGCTGAAGTCGGAGGTAATCAGTTTCGACCAGGCACTGCCGCAGGCGGAGATTGAGTCATGGGCCACCGCGTTTCTTTCCGATCCGGATCGCCCGACGGCGGTCGTGGCGGCGGACGTGCTGGAGCGTGAGACGCTGTTGCTCGGTTGCGCTCGGCTGAACCTGCGCGTGCCGGAGGATCTTTCGATTCTCGCCTTTGCGTCGGGCAAGTTGTCCGGCTGCGAGGTGGGCTGGCAGTCGTTCACGAATGTGGCCGTGGACTGGCATAAGGTTGGCGACCAGAGCGTACGAATGCTGGTTCGCGTGATCGAAAACCACCACGTCGACCCGATCTTGATTCCATTTGAGTTGACCGAAGGGCAGACGACCGCCCCCCTGCCTGCATAAGCCCAGAGTTCCCGGCCGCGCCGAAACGCGATGAACGATCACGTCGGTTTGAAAAAAGGGATGCGTGATGCAGGTGAAATGTTCCCGGTGGACATGGGCATCGCTCGTATGCGTGCTCAGCATGCTGACTGGGGGGCAGGCGGCTGGCGCGGCCGAGCCAACCTTCAAGGACTCGCTGGCCGAGGGCTTGCTGCTGTTCGCCAGTTTCGATGACCCGCAGGAGCCGATCGATTTCGCCCGAGGGCCGACCGCGGCAAATGGTGAAGCGCCGCAGTTCGTCGCGGGACGCACCGGCCGGGCCTTGGCGCCGCGCGACTCGGGTTGGCCGGTGCAGCTTCACGGCAACCTCGATTTCGGACGCGGCACACTGAGTTTTTTCATCCGTCCCGACTGGCAATGGGGCGATCGCACGCAACGTGTGCTGCTCGCCACGACCAACTTTGAGTTGCGCCTCCCTGCCGAACACGAAGTGCTGCTGTTCATGACCGGCAACGATTTGCCGACGTCCGGCTTCGCGTGGGACTACGGCTGCACGGGCCGTATTACCCGCGCATTCACCCAAGGCTGGCAGCACATCGTACTCACCTGGGATGCCGAGGCCGAGCACAAGCAGATCTATCTCAACGGCGAACGTATCGCCGAGCAACAGACCAACCTGATCCGCCCCTCGCAGTTCAGCCCGACGGGTCCGCTGTGGTTGGCGCGGGGCGCGGCGCCGGGCGCTTACGACGAACTGGGCATCTGGGACCGGGTACTGAGCGAGGATGAAATTGCCGCCTTGGCCGATCAGGGGCCGACCCTGCGTGACGCTGCTCGGGAGAAAGAACATACGCCATTGAGTCCGCTGCGAGTGCAGGTGGATGGCCAACGCAGTCCCGGGTCGTTGATTGTCGACCCGGGCGAACGGTTCACCAGTCGATTCGGATTGAAAAACCGCCAGCCCGAGCCGATCGCGACCGAGATCACCCTGCGTCTGCTGGACTACCGCGAGCGCGAGGTCGATCGCACGACGCGCGAGGTTTCGATTGCGCCCGGCACGTCGATGAACGTCGAGCATGCGTTTTCCGCCCAGGCTTACGGGCCTTACAAGGTCGAGGTGAGCTATACCTTGCAGGGCCGGGATCATCTGGCGGACGCGGCGAGCTTTGTCGTCTGGCCTGAAGCGGACGCGCCGAATCCGGACAGTTTCTTCGGCTACCACATCAACAGTTTTCGCGGCTCAGGCGTCTTCGAGCAGGCGGTCCGGTTGGGTGCGGCGTGGAACCGTGGGCACAACATGGTGCAGCATACCTGGTGGCCGCGCGTGCAGCCGGAGCCGGGCGAGTTCGCATGGCAACTTGAAGACAAGATGCAACGCCTGGACGACGCGGGAATGACCCTGCTTGGCCAATGGTTCGGCACGCCTTATTGGGCCGCGCGGGAGGCGGACCGATCGCCGCCGGAGCATCCGCTGGCGTATCCCTCGGGCGACCTGCCGGACCTGCAGGCGTTCGCGACCTACGTGCGCAAGACGATCGAGCGGTTTCCGCAGATCCGTTACTGGGAGACATGGAACGAGCCGGATGTGAGTCTGTTCTGGCGCGGCACGCCCGAGCAACTTGTCGAGGTGGCGCGGGTGGCCTACGAGACGGCCAAGGCGGTCGATCCCGAGCTGACAGTGATGGGTGTCGGCGTCACGGGCAGCGCCCGCGGCTGGCACAGACAGATCGCCGAGGCTGGCCTGTTCGACTACGTCGATGTGATCACTTACCACGCCTATCACCCGGCCGACATCGAACCGGAACGCCTATGGGACATGCAAAAGAACCTTGTCGAACATTTCCGCTCAATGGCGCGCGAGCATCACGGCCACGAGTTGCCGCTCTGGGACACGGAAAGCGGCAACGTCAGTACGACCTGGCTGCGTCACTACGAACATGAGTCACTGCCTGCGCCGCACCTGCGTCACCCGATCGACGCGTATGAAGCGGCGCTTTCGATGGTGCAGGCCAACGCCTTCATGCAGGTGCTCGGCGTGGAGCGGTCGTTCCACTACATGTGGAACCTGCCCCAGCCGAACGATTACCGAAGCTCGAACGCTGTGGACCCAACCGGCACGCCGAAGCCGAAGCTGCTGGCTCGGCTTGCCATGGAACGCATGGTCGGCCGCGGCGAGTTGGCCGGCCACGTGCAGCGCGACGAAGGCCGGCTGTGGTTCAACGTCTACGCGATGCCCGACGGTTCGAGCGTTCTGTTCGGCTGGACCGGTCGCGGCGGGCAGGTGGAGTTGACCGACATGCCCGGCGCCTTCACGCGATACGACCTGATGGCCAATGCCAGCGACGCAACGAGCATGCACTTCGATCAGGAACCGGCCTACTACGCATGGGACGTGTCGGCGGACGAGGCAATTTCGCTGCTCGAACGCGCTACCGCGCACGTTCATCGCACGCCGCAGCCGGTGGGCGCGGCGCGTGAGCCCATTGATGCAGATCTGCCCGCCTATCCTGACTTCGCGGCGGCATTGGATCAGGCAGGCGGCCTTTTCACATTGGACTTGCGCCCCTTCGCGAACATGGGGCTAGCCGACGAAACCCCCGGCACACGCGACGGTGGCTGGACCGACCAGGGGCCGATGAACGATGCGCGTGACCTGACCATCGGCACACGTGAACTGTTCGGCGTACCGTTTGAGGTGATCGATCCGCAGCGCAACGACGGCCGCGCGGTCATCACGATGCGCGGCGAGAATCTCACACCCGACTTCCCGCAGCGTGTCGGGCCGATCGAAGTCAATCGCCGCATCCGAACGCTCTATTTCATGCACGCCGGTGCGTGGGCGGTTGATGGCGAGATTGGGCATTACCTCATCCGCTACCGCGACGGCAGCCGCGTCAAGGTGCCGGTACGCGTCGGCGAACAGTTGAACGACTGGTGGCGGCCGCCCAGCGATGGGATGGAGGCACGTGCAGTCGGGTTCACCGCCGAGCAGACCCTCACCGGCGAACCACAGCAACGTTACATCTACGTCTACGAATGGCAGAACCCGGAGATGGACAAGGCGATCGATTCCATTGAAGTGGTTTCAGCCAACGGACAATCCACCCTGCTGGTGCTGGCGATCAGCGGCGTGGCGTTCTGATGGCGGACAGGACAGGTACTGGCGAGCAAGCCAGGCAGATCAGGCTGGTGCATGTGCAAGATCCGGTTGACCCACAAGGAGTGACTGGCGATGACTTTCACGCGAATGATTCACCGTAGACGATCGGCCGACATTGATGACCGACGTGGTTTCACGCTCATCGAGCTGCTGGTGGTAATCTCCATCATTGCGATTCTGATCGCCCTGCTGCTGCCGGCACTCGGCGCCGCCCGCGAGCAGGCCCGGGCCATCCAGTGCGCCGCGAACGTCCGTTCGATTGGCTTGAGCTTCGAGTTCGTGGCGGAAGATCACAGCGGCTATTATCCGCCCCGCGCCTTTTTCGCGGATCCCCATCGCCCCGGTATGGCCAGACCCGCCGGTTGGCCCACCGACGGCATCCGATGGGACGACTGGATGGTCCTCAAAGGCTACATGCATACCGCGCTGGTGGCGTGCCCGACCGCGGATTACATCCCGCAGCAAACCTACCCCTTCGACGGAACCCGCGTGTTGCTCAACGAGGTGCGGCATTACGGCGTCGCCACCTACGGCATCGGAGGCGCATTACTCAGTGTCGGCAGCAGTTCCTTCGAACCCGTGCATCGCGACAGCATCCAACGCCCGACCCACGCCATCGGCGTCGGAGACAGCGACCCCGGCTACGCCCAGAGTCCCGGTGAATTCAACCCCGCCGACTTCGCCGGCAACAACACGTGGAACATCCAGGGCACCGCCCCCTCCGCCACCACCGGCAAACCGTCCATGCGCCACTCGCTGACCGGGAACTACGCCTTCCTCGACGGCCACGTCAGCCGCGATCCGGTGCAGGACGTCGCCGTCGCCTTGCCACTGGATGAGAACGCACGCACCTACCGCATGTGGGTCTATGGCGGAAACAACGAATAACCGACACCCACTTTTTTTGACCTCGATAATTCAGGAACAGCCATGGATGCCACCGCCCTTGTCTGCGACAAGCAGCAGAACATTTCCCTCCTCAACGTCCGGTTGAAAGAACCGGATGCGGATGACCTGGTCGTTCGAACGCTTTACAGCGGCGTGAGCCCGGGCACGGAACTGGCGTTGCTTCAGAACAAGATTTCCTGGGGCCCGTTCCCCTTATGCACCGGCTACCAAGGCGTCGGCGTGGTCGAGGCAGTGGGCGCCAACGTTCACGACTTCAAGCCCGGCGAGCGTGTGTACTACCGCGGCAATACGCCGATGACCACGCCCGGCGGCGAGCCGATCTCACCCGTTTCCGGCACGCATTGCAGCCATGCCGTGGTACCGCCGGGGCGGATCGGCACGGCCGTGCTCCCCGAAGGGGTGGACCCGGCGTCGGCGAGCCTGTTCGTGATGCCGGCCGTGGGCCTGGCGGGTGTGGACATGGCCAACCCGCGGATCGGGGCTTCAGTCATCGTGCATGGCGTGGGCCCGATCGGCCTGGGCGTGGTCGCGGCCTGTGCACATCGCGGTTGTCGGGTGATCGCCATCGACCTCGACGATCATCGACTGAAAC encodes:
- a CDS encoding type II secretion system protein gives rise to the protein MTFTRMIHRRRSADIDDRRGFTLIELLVVISIIAILIALLLPALGAAREQARAIQCAANVRSIGLSFEFVAEDHSGYYPPRAFFADPHRPGMARPAGWPTDGIRWDDWMVLKGYMHTALVACPTADYIPQQTYPFDGTRVLLNEVRHYGVATYGIGGALLSVGSSSFEPVHRDSIQRPTHAIGVGDSDPGYAQSPGEFNPADFAGNNTWNIQGTAPSATTGKPSMRHSLTGNYAFLDGHVSRDPVQDVAVALPLDENARTYRMWVYGGNNE
- a CDS encoding zinc-binding dehydrogenase → MDATALVCDKQQNISLLNVRLKEPDADDLVVRTLYSGVSPGTELALLQNKISWGPFPLCTGYQGVGVVEAVGANVHDFKPGERVYYRGNTPMTTPGGEPISPVSGTHCSHAVVPPGRIGTAVLPEGVDPASASLFVMPAVGLAGVDMANPRIGASVIVHGVGPIGLGVVAACAHRGCRVIAIDLDDHRLKLAAAFGAEQLINATKKPAAEQVADLLPDGADVVFEATGLPSCIDPAIRMCRTFGTFVWQGNYGAQPIQMQFMEAHMRRLTMYFPCDDGGPACRHAVLSNMARGGLAWDRTITHRVSASDAPALYTRMLAGQAGDVIGAVVQWE